A genome region from Cucumis sativus cultivar 9930 chromosome 4, Cucumber_9930_V3, whole genome shotgun sequence includes the following:
- the LOC101215901 gene encoding uncharacterized protein LOC101215901: protein MDFHRNPSINNRHSSSPSSSSASSTTALHNPTATASADTDPMHSWWESVSKARSRIHALSSILPPHSDSFFLSSVADSDRPALSLLSSHDAYSVISSALSSSLSGSGSDPLCHWLYDTFLSSDPHLRLVVLSFLPLLSSLYLSRVHSTSSDSPSLPSLAGFEAVLLALYSSEVKSRAGKPVVVSIPDLSQPSLYHSPMNKPNSGAQAQVRPSVGVLSPSLEPQNAVKSTKRACIVGVALDCYYKQISQMPSWSKLEFCRSAASWAGQDCCCTREFDKEDGFDVGGFSEKRALEYTDEIEDASEEMGRLQIEKCGNNSNDSEPKGSRIPLPWELLQPVLRILGHCLLAPLNSQDVKDEASVAVRCLYARASHDLVPQVILATRSLIQLDNRTRAAAKAAAAAANSSSNANTPSKDKKPEILLVSK from the coding sequence ATGGACTTCCACCGGAATCCTTCCATCAACAACCGCCATTCCTCTTCCccttcctcctcctccgccTCCTCCACCACCGCCCTTCATAATCCCACTGCCACCGCTTCTGCTGACACCGACCCTATGCACTCCTGGTGGGAGTCCGTTTCCAAAGCCCGTTCTCGCATCCACGCTCTTTCCTCTATCCTTCCCCCTCATTCCGACTCTTTTTTCCTCTCCTCCGTCGCCGATTCCGACCGCCCtgctctctctcttttgtctTCTCATGATGCTTACTCCGTCATCTCCTCTGCCCTCTCCTCCTCCCTCTCTGGATCTGGTTCTGACCCACTTTGCCACTGGCTTTACGACACTTTTCTCTCTTCCGATCCCCATCTTCGCCTTgttgttctttctttccttcctcttctttccTCCTTGTATCTTTCTCGTGTCCATTCTACTTCCTCCGATTCCCCTTCTCTCCCTTCTCTCGCCGGCTTTGAGGCTGTGCTTCTTGCGCTCTATTCCTCAGAGGTCAAGTCTCGGGCAGGAAAACCTGTTGTTGTCTCCATTCCTGATCTTTCGCAGCCTTCTCTCTACCATTCTCCTATGAATAAGCCTAATTCTGGTGCTCAAGCTCAAGTCAGGCCGTCTGTTGGGGTTCTTTCCCCTTCGCTAGAACCCCAGAACGCGGTGAAGTCGACCAAAAGAGCTTGCATTGTTGGTGTTGCTCTTGATTGCTATTACAAACAGATCTCGCAGATGCCGAGCTGGTCAAAGCTTGAATTCTGCCGATCTGCTGCGTCGTGGGCTGGGCAAGATTGTTGCTGCACGAGAGAGTTCGATAAAGAGGATGGTTTTGATGTTGGTGGGTTTTCGGAGAAAAGGGCATTAGAGTATACGGATGAGATAGAAGATGCTTCGGAAGAAATGGGTAGACTacaaattgagaaatgtgGGAACAATTCCAATGATTCAGAACCTAAGGGGTCGAGAATTCCTCTACCGTGGGAGCTTTTGCAGCCAGTTCTTAGAATTTTAGGACATTGTTTACTGGCTCCTTTGAATTCGCAAGATGTTAAGGATGAAGCTTCCGTTGCTGTCAGGTGTTTATATGCGAGGGCATCTCATGATTTGGTACCGCAAGTAATATTGGCAACTCGTAGTCTTATTCAACTTGACAACAGAACTCGTGCAGCTGCAAAGGctgcagcagcagcagcaaattcttcttctaatgcCAATACACCCAGCAAAGATAAGAAACCAGAAATCCTATTGGTCTCGAAATGA